One Caretta caretta isolate rCarCar2 chromosome 24, rCarCar1.hap1, whole genome shotgun sequence genomic region harbors:
- the LOC125625801 gene encoding free fatty acid receptor 3-like, with amino-acid sequence MAPQPEERALYLSIYLLTILTGFPTNLLALHALIRKLRRKATPNCILLLNLTLSDLCFLAFLPFKVAEAGAGRWPLPAFLCPLSGLFYFSTIYSSTLFLTAVSVERYLAAAYPIRYKLRRRPAYAILASLGLWMCSLAHCSIVYVTELQPGSGPANGTSAFASSRDLCYDDFTPSQLRVLLPMRLELGIVLFLVPSLLTSFCYCGFMWVVVSSPHIRRGKKQRAVGLVAATLAVFIVCFTPYNVSHVVGFVQRASPAWRDKALLLSTFNASLDPVIFYFSSSAVQHSCRRFLARLWGVCSLPPLARKVFYRRTEKLTPGQPQEQCRGLGRSQICCSKL; translated from the coding sequence ATGGCCCCGCAGCCCGAGGAGCGCGCCCTGTACCTCTCCATCTACCTGCTGACCATCCTGACCGGCTTCCCCACCAACCTGCTGGCCCTGCACGCCCTCATCCGCAAGCTGCGGCGCAAGGCCACCCCCAACTGCATCCTCCTGCTCAACCTCACCCTCTCCGACCTCTGCTTCCTGGCCTTCCTGCCCTTCAAGGTGGCCGAGGCCGGGGCCGGGCGCTGGCCGCTGCCCGCCTTCCTCTGCCCCCTCAGCGGCCTCTTCTACTTCAGCACCATCTACTCCAGCACCCTCTTCCTGACGGCCGTCAGCGTGGAGCGCTACCTGGCCGCGGCCTACCCCATCCGCTACAAGCTGCGGCGCCGACCCGCCTATGCCATCCTGGCCAGCCTGGGCCTGTGGATGTGTTCCTTGGCCCACTGCAGCATCGTCTACGTGACCGAGCTGCAGCCAGGCAGCGGGCCGGCCAACGGCACCAGCGCCTTCGCCTCCTCCAGGGACCTCTGCTACGATGACTTCACCCCCAGCCAGCTGCGGGTGCTGCTCCCCATGCGCCTGGAGCTGGGCATCGTCCTCTTCCTGGTGCCCTCCTTGCTCACCTCCTTCTGCTACTGCGGCTTCATGTGGGTGGTGGTCTCCTCGCCCCACATCCGCCGGGGGAAGAAGCAGCGGGCCGTGGGCTTGGTGGCCGCCACCCTCGCTGTCTTCATCGTCTGCTTCACACCCTACAACGTCTCCCACGTGGTGGGCTTCGTCCAGCGGGCCAGCCCGGCCTGGAgggacaaggccctgctcctgagCACCTTCAACGCCAGCCTGGATCCCGTCATCTTCTACTTCTCCTCCTCCGCTGTCCAGCACTCCTGCCGCAGGTTCCTGGCCCGGCTCTGGGGcgtctgctccctgccccccttggCCAGGAAGGTCTTCTACCGACGAACGGAGAAGCTGACGCCGGGGCAGCCCCAGGAGCAATGCAGAGGCCTTGGGCGCAGCCAGATTTGCTGCTCCAAGCTGTGA
- the LOC142070068 gene encoding tapasin-related protein-like translates to MRLELGCLVLWIQLLPWGPGSFADANFTVVQSPSEVGVIRGDNATLNCTFSRGLSPDKGAVSWSRGGPGGEAAVPLRTRFALAYPDTFLRRGEGTLAITNVSLEDAGKYVCRVLLWGTGEAQGNGTQLRVYARPSHPVIFLQFHPKPESKWTLVCRTAGFYPPPARLTWYRGSVHLLPTQPLQECGDPTGPLQASTTLDLPSSGPRATYTCQVGHPSLLVPLSTDYTYDPQHQEPPSLIAGLNLLKIALLGALSLGVGLAGALRVGPILPAQKTAYNCRPPTAALLCGRRQSALQVSVIMPTVQRGKLRHGVGKSRSRPTDLGSVCSASQVRDSFYTVNGRGL, encoded by the exons ATGCCAACTTCACCGTGGTGCAGTCTCCGTCTGAGGTGGGCGTCATCCGGGGAGACAACGCCACCCTGAACTGCACCTTCTCCCGGGGGCTGTCCCCAGACAAGGGCGCCGTCTCCTGGTCCCGAGGTGGGCCGGGGGGAGAGGCCGCTGTGCCCCTGAGAACCCGCTTCGCACTGGCCTATCCCGACACCTTCCTGCGCAGAGGGGAAGGGACCCTGGCCATCACCAACGTCAGCCTGGAGGATGCTGGGAAATATGTCTGCCGGGTGCTGCTGTGGGGCACCGGGGAGGCCCAAGGCAACGGGACCCAGCTGCGTGTTTATG CCCGACCCTCCCACCCAGTTATTTTCCTCCAGTTTCACCCGAAGCCGGAGTCAAAATGGACCCTGGTTTGCAGAACCGCTGGTTTCTACCCCCCACCTGCCCGGCTCACCTGGTACCGAGGGAGCGTCCATCTGCTCCCAACCCAGCCACTGCAGGAGTGTGGGGACCCGACCGGACCCCTCCAGGCTTCCACCACCCTGGACTTACCCTCTTCAGGACCAAGAGCCACCTATACCTGTCAGGTGGGGCACCCATCCCTGCTGGTTCCCCTCAGCACTGACTACACCTATG ACCCGCAGCACCAGGAGCCCCCCTCCCTGATCGCTGGCCTCAACCTCCTGAAAATAGCCCTGCTGGGAGCACTCAGCCTGGGCGTGGGGCTGGCTG GTGCACTGCGAGTGGGCCCCATCTTGCCGGCCCAGAAAACAGCCTACAACTGCCGCCCGCCCACCGCAGCGCTGCTTTGTGGCAGGAGGCAAAG CGCTTTACAGGTCAGCGTCATTATGCCCACTGTACAgcgagggaaactgaggcacggagtgggGAAGTCACGCAGCAGGCCAACAGACCTGGGCTCTGTCTGCTCGGCCTCGCAGGTCAGGGATTCCTTCTACACAGTGAACGGCAGAGGCCTTTGA